From one Pristis pectinata isolate sPriPec2 chromosome 12, sPriPec2.1.pri, whole genome shotgun sequence genomic stretch:
- the LOC127576363 gene encoding gastrula zinc finger protein XlCGF8.2DB-like has protein sequence MMLKSENFQMENSTQSSSQDLNKSFDSSSPKSLQRLKMEAKSSILMDKKTYICSVCGRGFTRSYTLLRHQRIHTGEKPYTCSMCGKGFTQSTHLIAHQLVHTDQKPIKCSDCKKSFKSRAHLLKHQHVHSEERPFACSACGKGFTSASNLTAHQLVHTDQRPFKCSDCKKSFKKRSHLLKHQKTHTGERPFTCTVCGKGFTQSSNLTAHQLVHTDEKPFTCFECVRGFKSKQELLKHQRTHNGERRFTCSQCGKGFTVSADLLRHQRVHTGEKPFNCTHCGKKFRCSTNLIRHQRVHTGERPFTCSECGKRFTLSSYLLRHQLTHTGERPFTCSVCGKGFTQSSSLLRHQQVHK, from the exons AT GATGTTAAAAAGTGAGAACTTTCAGATGGAAAACTCAACCCAATCATCAAGTCAAGACCTGAACAAGTCATTTGATTCATCCAGCCCCAAATCTCTTCAGCGTTTGAAAATGGAAGCGAAAAGCTCCATTCTGATGGACAAGAAAACGTATATATGttctgtgtgtgggagggggttcACCCGTTCGTACACCCTGCTGAggcaccagcgaattcacaccgGAGAGAAGCCATACACGTGCTCCatgtgtgggaaaggatttacCCAGTCAACCCACCTCATCGCACaccaacttgtccacactgatCAGAAACCTATTAAATGTTCTGATTGCAAGAAGAGTTTCAAAAGCAGGGCTCATCTGCTGAAACACCAGCATGTGCACAGTGAGGAGAGACCCTTCGCCTGTTCTGcttgtgggaagggattcacttctGCTTCCAATCTCACTGCGCACCAGCTAGTTCACACTGATCAGAGGCCTTTTAAATGTTCGGACTGTAAGAAGAGCTTTAAAAAAAGAAGTCACCTGCTGAAGCACCAAAAAACTCACACTGGAGAGAGGCCATTCACATGCACcgtgtgtgggaaaggattcacccAATCATCCAACCTTACGGCACACCAACTAGTTCACACTGATGAGAAACCTTTTACGTGTTTTGAATGCGTGAGGGGCTTTAAGAGTAAACAGGAACTACTGAAACACCAGCGAACTCACAATGGAGAGAGGCGGTTCACCTGCTCtcagtgtgggaaaggattcactgtgTCAGCCGATCTGCTgagacaccagcgggttcacactggaGAGAAACCCTTCAACTGCACGCACTGTGGGAAAAAGTTCCGATGTTCAACCAACCTCATcagacaccagcgggttcacacagGCGAGagaccgttcacctgctccgagtgtgggaagagaTTCACTCTGTCGTCATACCTGCTGAGACACCAACTcactcacactggggagaggccattcacctgctccgtatgcgggaagggattcactcagtcatccagCCTGCTGCGACACCAGCAAGttcacaagtaa
- the LOC127576368 gene encoding zinc finger protein 256-like, translated as MDTRSRAKPWKCGDCGKGYNSPSQLEIHRRSHTGERPFTCSVCGKGFTQSFCLLVHQRLHTNEKPFSCSHCGKKFRSSSNLTEHQRVHTGERPFTCPECGKGFTCSSHLTDHKRRHTGERPFVCSVCGKGFTKSSHHLSHQRLHTTERPFICSVCEKGFTSSSQLLVHQRTHTKERPFSCSVCGKCFTCSSHLTSHFRVHTESRPYKCSDCEKSFKTRRDLVNHQRIHTGERPFTCTECGKSFARSSTLRKHQRVHR; from the coding sequence ATGGATACTCGCAGCAGGGCAAAACCGTGGAAATGTGGGGACTGTGGAAAGGGATACAATTCCCCTTCTCAGTTGGAAATTCATCGACGCagtcacactggggagaggcccttcacctgctcagtgtgtgggaagggattcactcagtcattcTGCCTCCTGGTGCACCAGCGACTTCATACCAATGAGAAACCTTTCAGTTGCTCTCACTGTGGGAAGAAGTTCCGGTCTTCATCCAACCTCACTgagcaccagcgagttcacaccggggagagaccGTTTACCTGccctgagtgtgggaagggattcacttgcTCTTCACATCTCACTGATCACAAGCGTCGTCACACAGGAGAGAGGCCATTTGTGTGTTctgtgtgtgggaaaggattcactaaATCATCGCACCATCTAAGCCACCAGCGACTTCACACGACCGAGAGACCATTCATCTGCTCTGTTTGTGAGAAGGGATTCACTAGTTCTTCTCAGCTTCTGGTTCACCAGCGAACTCACACTAAAGAGAGGCCTTTCAGCTGCTCCGTATGTGGGAAGTGCTTCACGTGCTCATCACACCTCACTTCACACTTTCGTGTTCACACCGAAAGCAGGCCTTATAAATGTTCTGACTGTGAGAAGAGCTTTAAAACCAGAAGGGATCTGGTGAACCACCAACGTATTCACACTGGTGAAAGGCCTTTCACCTGCACTGAATGTGGAAAGAGCTTCGCTCGTTCATCCACCTTGCGaaaacaccagcgagttcaccGATGA